One Diospyros lotus cultivar Yz01 chromosome 1, ASM1463336v1, whole genome shotgun sequence genomic window carries:
- the LOC127796921 gene encoding gibberellin 2-beta-dioxygenase 6-like, whose translation MNNYESYPPPFRPKSGLVAGVDGGDAAGSYCQDSDDPLPAIDLQAVGSEEEKRRLAGACREWGVFRLVNHGIPVRLLSQLLRQAEELFWLPFESKRALFRGGGGGGGGGSPVMAYFWGNPALSPSGMTLQRGPNALNVNWVEGFNVALSQLSDLRAQDPALDSFRLLLEEYGRHQARVATTIFKAIAESLELGKEQRKRYLSPPTGFLRVYRYPRCPDADGNWGMDVHTDSSVISVLSHDEVGGLQVQKDERWLDVKPIPGTLLVNLGDMMQAMSNDEYKSVKHRVKANKRAERISIGYFVFPAEGGVIQSSNYKPFTYDEFRAQVQHDLQTVGFKVGLDRFKLSEPS comes from the exons ATGAACAACTATGAGTCCTACCCACCGCCCTTCCGCCCCAAGAGCGGCCTAGTCGCCGGAGTTGATGGAGGGGACGCCGCCGGCTCCTACTGCCAGGATTCCGACGACCCTCTGCCGGCGATCGACCTGCAAGCAGTGGGGAGCGAGGAAGAGAAGCGGCGGCTGGCTGGAGCCTGCAGAGAGTGGGGCGTATTCCGGCTGGTCAACCACGGGATTCCAGTGAGGCTGCTGAGCCAACTCCTCCGCCAAGCGGAGGAGCTTTTCTGGCTGCCGTTTGAGTCCAAAAGAGCCCTTtttagaggaggaggaggcggcggcggcggcggcagccCTGTTATGGCCTACTTCTGGGGCAACCCTGCGCTTTCTCCTTCTGGGATGACCTTACAGAGGGGTCCCAACGCCCTAAACGTCAACTGGGTCGAAGGCTTTAATGTCGCCCTGAGTCAACTCTCCGACCTCCGAGCCCAAGATCCCGCGCTTGATTCCTTCCg GCTTCTTCTGGAGGAGTATGGAAGGCACCAAGCTAGAGTGGCCACAACCATTTTCAAGGCTATTGCAGAGAGCCTGGAACTGGGCAAAGAGCAAAGGAAGCGATATCTATCTCCGCCGACCGGATTCTTACGCGTGTACCGGTATCCGCGCTGCCCCGACGCCGACGGGAACTGGGGCATGGACGTCCACACCGACAGCTCGGTGATTTCGGTATTGAGCCACGACGAAGTGGGCGGGCTACAAGTCCAGAAAGATGAGCGGTGGCTTGACGTGAAGCCTATTCCCGGCACCCTGCTGGTTAATCTCGGAGACATGATGCAG GCCATGAGCAATGACGAGTACAAGAGCGTGAAGCATAGAGTGAAGGCCAACAAACGGGCGGAAAGAATATCAATCGGCTACTTCGTGTTTCCGGCAGAAGGCGGCGTGATCCAGAGCTCCAACTACAAGCCTTTCACTTACGACGAATTCCGAGCGCAAGTGCAACACGACTTGCAGACTGTCGGATTCAAAGTCGGCCTCGATAGGTTCAAGCTCAGCGAGCCTTCTTGA